Proteins encoded within one genomic window of Nordella sp. HKS 07:
- a CDS encoding phasin family protein, which translates to MSKKLKIVQTPATEMPAEVTQFAQNSVDQAQAAFDKASDLAHSNMQYVDAVAGAFKARAADIQLKAMEIAQTNMNSAFTYMRMAFAVKDPSEFLTLNQEFTRDQLAAYSRQASELTELSLRLAQETVKPAQESMLKSFGDLGKALAA; encoded by the coding sequence ATGAGCAAGAAGCTGAAGATCGTGCAGACTCCCGCGACCGAAATGCCGGCCGAGGTCACGCAGTTCGCCCAGAACTCGGTTGACCAGGCGCAGGCGGCCTTCGACAAGGCCAGCGATCTCGCCCATTCCAACATGCAGTATGTCGATGCCGTCGCCGGGGCCTTCAAGGCACGCGCCGCCGACATCCAGCTGAAGGCCATGGAAATCGCGCAGACCAACATGAATTCGGCCTTCACCTATATGCGCATGGCCTTCGCGGTGAAGGATCCGAGCGAGTTCCTGACCCTCAACCAGGAATTCACCCGCGACCAGCTCGCCGCCTATTCGCGCCAGGCAAGCGAACTCACCGAGCTCTCGCTGCGCCTCGCCCAGGAGACGGTGAAACCGGCGCAGGAGAGCATGCTGAAGTCCTTCGGCGATCTCGGCAAGGCGCTCGCGGCCTGA